Proteins from one Physeter macrocephalus isolate SW-GA chromosome 16, ASM283717v5, whole genome shotgun sequence genomic window:
- the LOC102973132 gene encoding LOW QUALITY PROTEIN: olfactory receptor 143-like (The sequence of the model RefSeq protein was modified relative to this genomic sequence to represent the inferred CDS: deleted 2 bases in 2 codons) encodes MTQFILVGLADQNQLQIPLFFLFLLNYMVTVVGNLSLINQICLNFHLHTPMYFLVFNLSFIDLCHSLVITPKLLMSFVSENIISFAGCMPLLGFLFCFFVHSECYVLTAMAYDRYVSICKPILCTVTMSPQVSSLLMFGSYVMAFAGAMAHTGHMVRLSLCDSSIINHYMCDIFPLLQLSCSSTDASELVDSIIVSTVVIICSFIIFVSYALILFNILHISSAQGWSKALSTCGSHIITVALFYGSGLFTHLSTFSDGSVGQEKFFSVFHTNIVPMLNPLIYSLKNKDVKLALKKTLKRVAN; translated from the exons ATGACTCAGTTCATCCTGGTAGGACTTGCAGACCAAAATCAACTCCAGAtacccctcttcttcctcttcttattgaACTATATGGTCACTGTGGTAGGGAATTTGAGCTTAATTAATCAGATATGCCTGAACTTTCATCTTCACACTCCCATGTATTTTTTGGTCTTCAACCTATCCTTCATAGATCTCTGCCACTCCTTGGTCATTACGCCTAAACTGCTGATGAGCTTTGTGTCAGAGAACATCATCTCCTTTGCAGGATGCATGCCTCtgctgggt tttcttttctgtttctttgtccaTTCTGAATGCTATGTGTTGACAGCCATGGCCTATGATCGCTATGTGTCCATCTGTAAGCCCATTTTGTGCACAGTCACCATGTCCCCTCAGGTCTCTTCTTTGCTGATGTTTGGTTCATATGTAATGGCGTTTGCCGGTGCCATGGCCCACACAGGGCACATGGTCAGATTATCCCTTTGTGATTCCAGCATCATCAACCATTACATGTGTGacatcttccccctcctccagctgtCCTGCAGCAGCACTGATGCCAGTGAGCTGGTGGATTCCATTATTGTGAGCACAGTTGTAATAATATGTagcttcattatttttgtttcttatgctTTGATCCTCTTCAATATCCTCCACATCTCATCAGCTCAGGGTTGGTCCAAAGccctcagtacttgtggctcccACATAATAACTGTT GCCCTCTTCTATGGTTCTGGGTTGTTCACACATCTCAGCACCTTTTCTGATGGTTCTGTGGGCCAGGAGAAGTTCTTCTCAGTATTTCATACCAATATAGTCCCCATGTTGAACCCCCTCATCTATAGTCTAAAGAACAAGGATGTCAAACTTGCTCTGAAGAAAACCCTAAAGAGAGTTGCGAACTAA